From the genome of Chloroflexota bacterium:
TGGCGCGCCCGGCGGGACTCGAACCCACGACCTTCAGGTCCGCAACCTGACGCTCTATCCACTGAGCTACGGGCGCACGATCCAGGAGAGCTGGCGGAGAGGGAGGGATTCGAACCCTCGAAGCAGGTTACCCCACTTGGCGGTTTAGCAAACCGCTGCACTAGACCTCTATGCGACCTCTCCACGTCCGGCTGCCGCCCCCCGTCCTCAAGGCCGACGAAGGCGCCGACGGATCGAAGCGGGACGGGCTGGACAGCGGGCAGTCTAGCAAACCGCCGTACGAGCCGGTTGCCGGCAGAGCCGGTTGCCGGCTCTCTCGGTTGCGGGCACGAAGCCCACGCCGGGCTCCTGGCCAGTCGAGCCGGGCGGGGACGCTCAGGTGGGACGGCGGCGACGGTCCGATCGGCGAACCACGCTCCGGCGTTCCACGCCATCGGGTGGGCCGGGATCGTCCGGCGGTTTGACCCGTCGGTCGCCCGATCGGCGATCCTCCTCACGGCGCTCGCTCGCGAGGAGCGCGCCGCAGCGCGGACAGCGGCGTTCCTCGACGAACAGGGACTCGAGGGGGGACACGGTGTAGATCGCGCGGCCGCACGACCAGCAGGCGAGGTGGGCCACGTCGTCGATCCGAGCCTGCGGGCGGGCTCAGCGTCCGAGGACGCGGGACCAGGTGGACCGCGGTCGCTTCGCGCCGGGCTTCGTCGCTGTCGCGGGCCTGGCGGCGCCGAGGAAGCGCTCGACCTCGTCGCGGTAGCGGGCGCCGCGTCGGGTCTGCACGAGCCAGGACAGATATCCGGGATCGACCCGGGCGATCTCACCGAGCGACCAGCCGAGGTGGCGTCCGAAGTCGAGGACGCTGCCCGACGGTCGACCGGGCGGCGGTCCGGCGGCACCTTCGCCGTCGGGTCCGGGTCGCCACCTGGATGGGTCGGCCGACGTTCGGCGGGACGTCGCGGCGGGCGCCGGGCCGGGTGTCGCGGCGGATGCCGCGCCGCGCGCGGCGTCGCCGGGATCGAGGCCCCGATCGTACTCCGCCCGGCGGCCCGGATCGCCGAGGATCTCCCAGGCCGCGTTGATCCGGGCCATCGCCGTCGCCGCCTCGGTATCCGCCGAGTGGTCGGGGTGATGGACACGGGCGAGCGCGCGGTAGGCGGCCCGGATGACCTCCGCCTCCGCGGTCCGGCTCACCTGGAGCTCGCGATATGGGTCGAATGGGAGGCTCATCGTCTGTCGTTCACCGATCGTTGAGACAGGATCTGGCCGGTGAAGTCCTTGGCGAGCAATCCGCCCGGGACGCTCCCCAGATCCGGGAGCTCGATCGCCTGATCCATCGCCGGAGCGATCCAGTCGGCGAGCTCCCGGTTGAAGATGATCGTGGAACCCCCGCGCTGCGTGCGCACGGTCCCCGCCTGGTATTCGATCGTCGCCTCCGTGAGCGGGACCATGGGCCGCTTCCGCCTGACGGCGAGGAGCGGGTCGGCGCCGGGTGTCGTGTGAACGTAGCCATGGATGAGGTACGGACCGAGGGTAACGCCGATCCGGGAGGGTCGCAACCGGGTTCGACGGTTCGGGTCGCCTCGAGGACCCGTCGCCTCGACCGCGAGGAGATCGTGGCGGCTGACCTCGAGCTCGTTCACCTCCATGACCTCGCCGCTCGCAAGACTCTCGACCATCACGTCGACGAGGACGAGGTCGCCGATCTCGTTGAGCATGTCCGTGAGTCGCTCGCGGTCGAGGATGAGATGTCCGAACAGGCGGCAGTCCTCCGCATAGGCGGAGAAGTCGATGTGCGTGTGGAGCTGAGCCGGCGGAAGGATCTCCTCGGCCCGCAGCGGTCCGGACGGATCCGGACCGAAGACAAGGCGGAGCGTCCGGCCGATGATCTCGATCATGTCGGGGGATACCGTAGCGACCGGCGGACCTCGCCAGGTGGAGCGACGGTAGCCGGCGGGTCGGCCGTCGACCAGTGACCGGTTGGTACCATCGACCTGCCAGCGGTGACCGCCTGCACCGGTGCATCAGCGCACAGTCCTGCTGTCGACCATGACCCATCGTTCGGCGGTCTGCCGGTCCCGCCCTCGCTGTCCGCTGACAGCGGTCCTGTCATGCGTTGACACCGGCCCGCTGG
Proteins encoded in this window:
- a CDS encoding DnaJ domain-containing protein → MSLPFDPYRELQVSRTAEAEVIRAAYRALARVHHPDHSADTEAATAMARINAAWEILGDPGRRAEYDRGLDPGDAARGAASAATPGPAPAATSRRTSADPSRWRPGPDGEGAAGPPPGRPSGSVLDFGRHLGWSLGEIARVDPGYLSWLVQTRRGARYRDEVERFLGAARPATATKPGAKRPRSTWSRVLGR